The following proteins come from a genomic window of Hordeum vulgare subsp. vulgare unplaced genomic scaffold, MorexV3_pseudomolecules_assembly, whole genome shotgun sequence:
- the LOC123421456 gene encoding NAD(P)H-quinone oxidoreductase subunit 1, chloroplastic encodes MIIDRVEVETINSFSKSELLKEVYGLISILPILTLLLGITIEVLVIVWLEREISASIQQRIGPEYAGPLGLLQAIADGTKLLFKEDILPSRGDISLFSIGPSIAVISVLLSFLVIPLGYHFVLADLSIGVFLWIAISSIAPIGLLMAGYSSNNKYSFSGGLRAAAQSISYEIPLTFCVLAISLRVIR; translated from the coding sequence ATGATAATAGATAGGGTAGAGGTAGAAACTATCAATTCTTTTTCGAAATCGGAATTATTAAAAGAAGTCTATGGACTGATATCGATTCTACCCATTTTGACCCTCCTTTTAGGAATTACAATAGAGGTACTCGTAATTGTGTGGTTAGAAAGAGAAATATCTGCGTCGATACAACAACGTATTGGTCCTGAATATGCTGGCCCCCTGGGCCTGCTTCAAGCTATAGCAGATGGGACTAAACTACTTTTTAAAGAAGATATTCTGCCATCGCGAGGAGATATTTCTTTATTTAGCATTGGACCTTCTATAGCAGTCATATCAGTTTTATTAAGTTTTTTAGTTATCCCTTTGGGATATCATTTTGTTTTAGCCGATCTTAGTATTGGTGTTTTTTTATGGATTGCCATTTCAAGTATAGCTCCTATTGGTCTTCTTATGGCAGGATATAGCTCAAATAATAAATATTCTTTTTCAGGCGGTCTACGAGCTGCTGCTCAATCCATTAGTTATGAAATACCATTAACTTTTTGTGTGCTAGCAATATCTCTACGTGTGATTCGTTAA